A window of the Thermococcus sp. M39 genome harbors these coding sequences:
- a CDS encoding archease translates to MRKWEHYEHTADIGIRGYGRTLEEAFENVAMALFDVMVDVRKVEPKEVREIEVSGEDLYALLYNFLEELLILHDTEGLVFSDFEVKIEKTEEGYKLKAKAYGEPLDYGKHEPKEEVKAITYHDMKIEQLEDGTWIAQLVPDL, encoded by the coding sequence ATGAGAAAGTGGGAGCACTATGAGCATACAGCAGACATAGGGATTAGAGGATATGGAAGGACTCTCGAAGAAGCTTTTGAGAATGTTGCCATGGCACTGTTTGACGTGATGGTAGATGTGAGAAAAGTCGAACCAAAAGAAGTGAGGGAGATTGAAGTTAGCGGCGAGGATTTATATGCTCTGCTCTACAACTTCCTTGAAGAGCTCTTGATTCTCCACGATACTGAGGGACTTGTATTTTCAGACTTTGAAGTTAAGATCGAGAAAACCGAAGAAGGCTATAAGCTTAAAGCCAAGGCCTATGGAGAACCTTTAGATTATGGAAAGCACGAGCCTAAAGAGGAAGTTAAGGCAATAACATATCATGACATGAAGATTGAGCAGTTGGAAGATGGAACATGGATTGCTCAATTAGTGCCAGATTTGTGA
- a CDS encoding RtcB family protein, with product MVPLKRIDEIRWEIPKFDRRMRVPGRVYADDVLIQKMRQDRTLEQAANVAMLPGIYKYSIVMPDGHQGYGFPIGGVAAFDAKEGVISPGGVGYDINCGVRLVRTNLTEKEVRPKIKQLVDTLFKNVPSGLGSKGKVRLQRIQLDDVLADGAKWAVDNGYGWKDDLEHLEEGGRMEGADPDAVSDTAKKRGAPQLGSLGSGNHFLEVQVVDKIFDEEIAKAYGLFEGQVVVMIHTGSRGLGHQVCSDYLRTMEKAVRKYNLPWPDRELVSVPFQSEEGQRYFSAMKAAANFAWANRQMITHWVRESFEEVFKQKAEDLEMHIVYDVAHNIAKLEEHEINGKKVKVVVHRKGATRAFPPGHEAVPKAYRDVGQPVLIPGSMGTASYVLAGTEGSMKEAFGSTCHGAGRVLSRKAATRQYRGDKLKNELMQRGIYIRAASLRVVAEEAPGAYKNVDNVVNVVAKAGIAKLVARMRPIGVAKG from the coding sequence ATGGTTCCGCTGAAGAGAATTGACGAAATTAGATGGGAGATACCAAAGTTTGATAGAAGAATGAGAGTTCCTGGTAGGGTCTATGCAGATGATGTTTTAATCCAAAAGATGCGCCAAGATAGAACACTTGAGCAAGCTGCAAATGTTGCCATGCTTCCTGGAATTTACAAGTACTCAATAGTCATGCCCGATGGTCACCAGGGTTATGGTTTCCCAATTGGTGGCGTTGCAGCTTTTGATGCTAAAGAGGGTGTTATCAGTCCAGGTGGAGTAGGTTATGACATAAATTGTGGTGTAAGGCTGGTTAGGACAAACTTAACAGAAAAGGAAGTCAGACCAAAGATTAAACAGCTCGTTGATACTCTTTTCAAAAATGTTCCAAGTGGGTTAGGAAGCAAGGGAAAGGTTAGGCTCCAACGCATTCAGCTTGATGATGTATTAGCTGATGGTGCAAAGTGGGCAGTTGACAACGGCTACGGCTGGAAAGATGATTTAGAGCACTTAGAAGAAGGAGGAAGAATGGAAGGGGCTGACCCTGATGCCGTGAGCGATACAGCTAAGAAGAGAGGAGCACCTCAATTAGGCTCTCTCGGCAGTGGAAACCACTTCTTAGAAGTTCAGGTGGTTGATAAAATTTTCGACGAAGAGATAGCCAAGGCTTACGGTTTGTTTGAGGGCCAAGTTGTTGTCATGATTCACACGGGTTCGAGAGGTTTAGGGCATCAAGTTTGTAGTGATTACCTTAGAACCATGGAGAAAGCTGTGAGAAAGTACAACCTCCCATGGCCCGATAGAGAGTTAGTTAGCGTTCCATTCCAAAGTGAAGAAGGACAGCGCTACTTCAGTGCAATGAAAGCTGCGGCGAACTTTGCATGGGCAAACAGGCAGATGATTACTCACTGGGTCAGGGAGAGCTTTGAGGAAGTTTTCAAGCAAAAGGCAGAGGATTTGGAGATGCACATCGTTTACGACGTTGCTCACAACATAGCGAAGCTTGAGGAGCATGAAATTAATGGCAAAAAGGTTAAGGTTGTTGTTCACAGAAAAGGTGCAACAAGGGCATTTCCACCAGGACATGAGGCAGTACCAAAAGCTTACCGCGATGTTGGGCAGCCTGTCTTAATCCCTGGTTCAATGGGTACTGCAAGCTACGTTCTAGCTGGAACTGAAGGTTCAATGAAAGAAGCTTTTGGTTCAACATGCCACGGTGCTGGAAGAGTCCTTAGCAGAAAAGCTGCAACAAGACAGTACAGAGGAGACAAGCTTAAGAACGAGCTCATGCAGAGAGGAATTTACATCAGAGCAGCAAGCTTAAGAGTTGTTGCAGAAGAGGCACCAGGAGCTTATAAGAACGTTGACAACGTCGTCAATGTCGTTGCAAAGGCTGGAATTGCAAAGCTAGTTGCAAGAATGAGGCCTATTGGAGTTGCTAAGGGTTGA
- a CDS encoding ABC transporter permease: MKELNMAFKEFYVAVRSKRFIGILVFYLFFIFLMNYALKDEIIASAGQIRVFSVDTIFGGQGQIAQTPVSLSIFMNLETLTVFGALIGVALGADSINKEIEEGTIKVLLSHPIYRDQFINGKFLGNALALMLIIFIGYVFSIAYFLTIGVPIDGPSMVRALLAAVFTLIYMLTFLSLGIMLSSLLKKPETSMLIAIVLAIFLTLVYPMMAEAVAGKIAGEQPYCPPPRIETSSSGEPVPIYTDYTCPAFEEWQNKLNMWKKRLKSLSPASHYSQLVIASFAGDEFANDYFPIGESLSLAFNNLAILIVQLLLPFSIAYVKFMTSDLR, encoded by the coding sequence ATGAAAGAATTGAACATGGCGTTCAAGGAATTTTACGTGGCAGTGAGAAGCAAAAGATTCATAGGAATATTGGTATTCTACCTCTTTTTTATCTTCCTCATGAACTATGCGCTTAAAGATGAAATAATAGCATCTGCGGGTCAAATTAGAGTGTTTTCCGTTGATACAATTTTTGGAGGCCAAGGGCAGATAGCTCAAACTCCGGTATCTCTCTCAATTTTCATGAACTTAGAGACTTTAACAGTCTTTGGAGCACTCATTGGTGTAGCCCTTGGAGCAGATTCAATAAACAAAGAAATTGAGGAAGGCACAATTAAAGTCCTCTTAAGCCACCCCATCTATAGAGACCAATTCATCAATGGCAAATTTTTAGGAAACGCTTTGGCTTTAATGCTTATAATCTTCATTGGTTATGTTTTTTCAATTGCCTACTTTCTGACAATTGGTGTCCCGATAGATGGGCCTTCGATGGTTAGAGCACTTTTAGCGGCAGTGTTTACGCTAATTTACATGCTTACCTTTTTGAGCCTTGGAATAATGCTCTCCTCGCTCCTCAAAAAGCCAGAAACTTCAATGCTCATTGCCATCGTACTTGCAATCTTCTTAACCCTCGTATATCCCATGATGGCAGAAGCTGTTGCTGGCAAAATCGCTGGTGAGCAGCCTTATTGTCCACCACCAAGAATTGAGACTTCCTCTTCTGGAGAGCCAGTGCCGATCTACACGGATTACACATGCCCAGCTTTTGAAGAATGGCAGAACAAGCTCAACATGTGGAAAAAACGCCTTAAATCCCTAAGTCCAGCAAGCCACTACAGTCAGCTTGTTATAGCGTCTTTTGCAGGAGATGAGTTTGCCAATGATTATTTTCCAATTGGAGAATCCTTGAGTTTAGCCTTCAACAATTTAGCAATTTTAATTGTTCAATTACTCTTACCATTTAGCATAGCCTACGTAAAATTTATGACGAGCGATCTGAGATGA